The following are encoded together in the Saccharospirillaceae bacterium genome:
- a CDS encoding HAD-IA family hydrolase has protein sequence MKPEAILFDLDGTLVDTAPDFFAVVNGLRKDQGKPELADEKIREQVSNGGSALTRIAFDYPDQAGRDLATASAVFIEHRQQLLDRYFDNIGTLSGYFSGFETVLAELEKQQIRWGIVTNKPRLYTDELLQKLNIQCDVVICPDDVSKAKPDPEPLLKAAEMLGLKAGQCWYVGDHIRDIQAGKAAEMFTLAASFGYIEADDSAENWNADAIIETPEALLQELAAR, from the coding sequence ATGAAGCCTGAAGCAATCCTGTTTGATCTGGACGGCACTCTGGTCGATACCGCTCCTGACTTTTTTGCCGTGGTTAATGGCTTGCGTAAAGATCAGGGCAAACCGGAGTTAGCGGATGAGAAAATACGCGAACAGGTTTCTAATGGTGGCTCTGCCCTGACCCGAATCGCCTTTGATTACCCCGATCAGGCTGGTCGTGATTTAGCAACAGCCTCCGCTGTTTTTATTGAACATCGCCAACAGCTACTGGACCGCTACTTCGATAATATCGGTACCTTAAGCGGCTATTTTTCTGGCTTCGAAACGGTACTGGCAGAACTGGAAAAACAGCAGATTCGCTGGGGCATTGTGACCAACAAGCCACGCCTTTATACCGACGAGCTGCTGCAGAAGCTGAATATTCAGTGTGATGTGGTGATTTGTCCAGATGATGTTTCCAAAGCAAAACCCGATCCGGAGCCACTGTTAAAAGCCGCTGAAATGTTAGGGCTGAAAGCCGGACAATGCTGGTACGTTGGCGATCATATCCGCGACATACAAGCTGGCAAGGCTGCCGAGATGTTCACTCTGGCAGCCAGCTTCGGTTATATCGAAGCCGACGACAGTGCTGAGAACTGGAATGCAGATGCCATTATTGAAACACCTGAAGCACTGCTGCAAGAACTCGCAGCGCGGTAA